From the genome of Streptomyces sp. NBC_01260, one region includes:
- a CDS encoding ABC transporter permease: MPDVTKTAPAPEEAKAPLADPSAVVKAEKARSLWGDAWRDLRTNWYFIISSVLIVILLVMAVFPGLFTSASPTSSDLVHHYLGKPELGKIGSEGWLGYDVQGHSVYARVIYGTRASVTVGVCVTVLVTLFGGLVGMLAGYFGGWVDALLSGFFTNVFLGIPFLLGAMVVLQAFPERSVWVVIFALAFLGWTQIARVMRGAVIVIKQSDYVQAARALGAGTNRILFRHILPNAMAPVIVVATISLGVYISAEATLSYLGLGLADPTISWGMDISGGASQIRVAQHILLFPSIMLSITVLAFIMLGEAVRNALDPKSR, from the coding sequence ATGCCTGACGTGACCAAGACCGCTCCCGCGCCCGAGGAAGCCAAGGCGCCCCTCGCGGACCCCTCGGCGGTTGTCAAGGCCGAGAAGGCCCGCAGTCTGTGGGGCGACGCCTGGCGGGACCTGCGTACCAACTGGTACTTCATCATCTCGTCGGTGCTCATCGTCATCCTGCTGGTGATGGCCGTATTCCCCGGCCTGTTCACGAGTGCCTCACCGACCAGCAGTGACCTGGTGCACCACTACCTGGGCAAGCCGGAGCTGGGCAAGATCGGCTCCGAGGGCTGGCTCGGCTACGACGTCCAGGGCCACAGCGTCTACGCGCGTGTCATCTACGGCACCCGCGCCTCCGTCACCGTCGGCGTCTGTGTCACCGTCCTGGTGACGCTGTTCGGCGGCCTGGTCGGCATGCTCGCCGGCTACTTCGGCGGCTGGGTCGACGCGCTGCTCTCCGGCTTCTTCACCAACGTCTTCCTCGGGATTCCGTTCCTGCTCGGCGCCATGGTCGTGCTCCAGGCGTTCCCCGAGCGCAGTGTCTGGGTCGTGATCTTCGCCCTGGCGTTCCTCGGCTGGACCCAGATCGCGCGTGTCATGCGTGGTGCGGTGATCGTCATCAAGCAGTCGGACTACGTCCAGGCCGCCAGGGCGCTCGGCGCGGGAACCAACCGGATTCTCTTCCGGCACATCCTGCCCAACGCCATGGCCCCGGTGATCGTGGTCGCCACCATCTCGCTCGGTGTCTACATCTCGGCCGAGGCAACCCTGTCCTACCTCGGTCTGGGTCTCGCCGACCCGACGATCTCCTGGGGTATGGACATCTCCGGTGGCGCCAGCCAGATCCGCGTCGCGCAGCACATCCTGCTGTTCCCGTCGATCATGCTCAGCATCACCGTTCTGGCGTTCATCATGCTCGGCGAAGCCGTCCGTAACGCCCTCGATCCCAAGTCGCGATAA
- a CDS encoding ABC transporter permease, producing the protein MLRFLLRRTLGAAVILLIISALVFYLFYAAPRDPARVACGKVCTPETLALVRHNLGIADPIPVQYWHWLQGIFVGRDYASYGHCPAPCLGYSFINREPVFGTIIDRFPTTLSLSVGSAFVFVIFGVGAGMLAAVKQGKPLDKVASSASLVASSMQIYIVGVLAMYFLTDQWHLLDRPSYTPLTDNPGAWFSGLLLPWLVLSVIFTANYTRMSRSQLVESLSEDYVRTARAKGLSRRTVFFRFAWRGAMGPIVTIFGLDLGVLLGGAIITEKVFSLQGIGTLSVKAVSTNDLPTLLGVMMVAAVAIVLLNIVVDAVYALIDPRVRLA; encoded by the coding sequence ATGCTGCGCTTTCTTCTCCGCCGTACTCTCGGCGCCGCGGTCATCCTGCTGATCATCAGCGCCCTGGTCTTCTACCTCTTCTACGCCGCCCCGCGCGACCCCGCCCGGGTGGCCTGCGGCAAGGTCTGCACACCTGAGACACTCGCGCTGGTGCGGCACAACCTGGGGATCGCCGACCCGATACCGGTGCAGTACTGGCACTGGCTGCAAGGGATCTTCGTCGGGCGTGACTACGCGTCCTACGGGCACTGTCCGGCCCCCTGCCTGGGGTACTCGTTCATCAACCGCGAGCCCGTCTTCGGCACGATCATCGACCGCTTCCCGACCACCCTCTCGCTCTCCGTCGGCAGCGCCTTCGTGTTCGTCATCTTCGGTGTCGGCGCCGGCATGCTCGCGGCCGTCAAGCAGGGCAAGCCGCTCGACAAGGTCGCGTCCTCCGCCTCGCTGGTCGCCTCCTCGATGCAGATCTACATCGTCGGTGTGCTGGCCATGTACTTCCTCACCGACCAGTGGCACCTGCTGGACCGGCCCAGCTACACGCCGCTGACCGACAACCCCGGTGCCTGGTTCTCGGGGCTCCTGCTGCCCTGGCTGGTCCTCTCCGTCATCTTCACGGCCAACTACACCCGTATGTCCCGCTCCCAGCTGGTGGAGTCGCTGAGCGAGGACTACGTCCGGACGGCACGCGCCAAGGGCCTCTCCCGGCGGACGGTGTTCTTCAGATTCGCCTGGCGCGGGGCCATGGGGCCCATCGTCACCATCTTCGGCCTGGACCTCGGTGTGCTCCTCGGCGGCGCGATCATCACGGAGAAGGTCTTCAGCCTCCAGGGCATCGGCACCCTCTCGGTCAAGGCCGTGTCGACCAACGACCTCCCCACGCTCCTCGGCGTGATGATGGTGGCCGCGGTCGCGATCGTGCTCCTCAACATCGTCGTGGACGCCGTCTACGCCCTCATCGACCCACGCGTCCGCCTCGCCTAG
- a CDS encoding ABC transporter permease — MTIPTSNAAAPLEAANANPQKTPDPSALKGGAGRSPGKLAWRRFKRDRSGVISAYVVIFFFLVAICAPLISKVYGKDPYTTYGQNQDGLLNDFGFPIKPNGGISGDFWFGIEPQLGRDLFTFLTYGIRNSLFIAGVTTLLVTLLGIVIGVTAGYLGGKTDYFIGRVIDILLAFPSTLFFIAFWPVLISILVSPEEATPVWLTVTSLILVMTAFGWASIARLLRGEVLALREREFVEAAKVTGASPARIIFKELLPNLWTPILIQATLALPMFVSAEAGLAFLGVGLTAKTPDWGVMLQRGADVYQDDITFMLFPGVSMVVFVLAFNLLGDSVRDALDPKTKR; from the coding sequence ATGACGATTCCAACTTCGAACGCAGCAGCCCCTCTTGAGGCGGCCAACGCGAATCCGCAGAAGACGCCGGACCCTTCGGCACTGAAGGGTGGCGCCGGGCGCTCCCCGGGCAAACTGGCCTGGCGGCGCTTCAAACGCGACCGGTCCGGCGTTATTTCGGCCTATGTGGTCATCTTCTTCTTCCTGGTGGCCATCTGCGCGCCGCTGATCTCCAAGGTCTACGGCAAGGACCCGTACACCACTTACGGGCAGAACCAGGACGGCCTGCTCAACGACTTCGGCTTTCCCATCAAGCCCAACGGCGGTATCAGCGGCGACTTCTGGTTCGGCATCGAGCCGCAACTGGGCCGTGACCTCTTCACGTTCCTCACCTACGGCATCCGCAACTCGCTGTTCATCGCGGGCGTGACAACGCTCCTGGTGACCCTCCTCGGCATCGTGATCGGCGTGACCGCCGGCTACCTGGGCGGGAAGACCGACTACTTCATCGGCCGGGTCATCGACATCCTGCTGGCCTTTCCCTCGACGCTGTTCTTCATCGCGTTCTGGCCGGTGCTCATCTCGATCCTGGTCTCCCCCGAGGAGGCCACTCCCGTCTGGCTCACCGTCACGAGCCTCATCCTGGTGATGACGGCCTTCGGCTGGGCGTCCATCGCCCGCCTGCTGCGCGGCGAGGTTCTCGCCCTGCGTGAAAGGGAGTTCGTCGAGGCGGCCAAGGTGACCGGGGCCTCGCCGGCACGGATCATCTTCAAGGAACTGCTGCCCAACCTGTGGACACCGATCCTGATCCAGGCGACCCTCGCTCTCCCCATGTTCGTGAGCGCCGAAGCCGGACTCGCGTTCCTCGGGGTCGGACTGACCGCGAAGACACCCGACTGGGGCGTGATGCTCCAACGCGGCGCCGACGTCTATCAGGACGACATCACCTTCATGCTCTTCCCGGGAGTCTCGATGGTGGTCTTCGTCCTCGCCTTCAACCTCCTCGGCGACTCGGTCCGAGACGCTCTCGACCCGAAGACCAAGCGCTGA
- a CDS encoding ABC transporter substrate-binding protein, with amino-acid sequence MSLSRRNFVIATSVAAGGSLVLSACSSGDSGGGGGKGSPDAGATEYTAATVKIGTKEDSQGPAPEIPGAKKGGTIYGVSEDDFSHLDPQRIYFAFNSSGALMFARSLTGYKIDDKGAMTLVGDLATDVGTPSADNKTWTFTLKDGLKWQDGSELTVEDVRHGIERAWAPFITEGAAYVQQALTGKGDWRKGYEGPYKGKHLDSLVIDKAKKTITFKLAEPRPDFNFTLAMSSYAATPVKLDTKEKYDKQPVSCGPYIVKHRTIDKSMTLTRNKHWDPATDPIRNAYPDTFEFEFGPTSLESADRFIADQGKDQQMVSIYKAVPAERMQKVLTDPELKKRTFNGLLTGTYYYAINCKRITDVEVRKALNTAWPLEQIRKIYGGPSAGDYATTILSPDILGRKEFDFYGKLKTPKGDAEAAKAILKKAGKLGQKIVYTYPQSPTYDKTAVVVENALKAAGFKPVIKPVDSTSYYDQIQQVDNSFDVMWFGWSPDWPTAYTMIQPLFDSANVGNGQNNVSQVKVDWIDAAIKKNVVIADQKKAGDAWTALDKKIMDEVVPVIPETFQRRFYLFGSKVGGAMMDPQFSATLLYKTYVKA; translated from the coding sequence ATGTCTCTCTCCCGCAGAAACTTCGTCATCGCCACCTCCGTCGCGGCAGGCGGCTCGCTCGTCCTCTCCGCGTGCAGCAGCGGCGACTCGGGCGGCGGCGGTGGCAAGGGATCACCGGACGCCGGCGCCACCGAGTACACCGCTGCCACCGTCAAGATCGGCACCAAGGAGGACTCGCAGGGCCCCGCCCCGGAGATCCCCGGCGCCAAGAAGGGCGGGACGATCTACGGCGTCTCCGAGGACGACTTCTCCCACCTCGACCCGCAGCGGATCTACTTCGCGTTCAACTCCAGCGGCGCCCTGATGTTCGCCCGCAGCCTCACCGGCTACAAGATCGACGACAAGGGCGCGATGACCCTCGTCGGCGACCTGGCCACCGACGTCGGCACGCCGTCCGCCGACAACAAGACCTGGACCTTCACGCTGAAGGACGGTCTCAAGTGGCAGGACGGCAGCGAGCTGACCGTCGAGGACGTCCGCCACGGCATCGAGCGGGCCTGGGCGCCGTTCATCACCGAGGGCGCCGCCTACGTGCAGCAGGCGCTCACCGGCAAGGGCGACTGGCGCAAGGGCTACGAGGGTCCGTACAAGGGCAAGCACCTCGACTCGCTGGTCATCGACAAGGCCAAGAAGACGATCACCTTCAAGCTGGCCGAGCCCCGCCCGGACTTCAACTTCACCCTGGCCATGAGTTCCTACGCGGCCACGCCGGTGAAGCTGGACACCAAGGAGAAATACGACAAGCAGCCCGTCTCCTGCGGTCCGTACATCGTCAAGCACCGCACCATCGACAAGTCGATGACGCTGACGCGCAACAAGCACTGGGACCCGGCGACGGACCCGATCCGCAACGCCTACCCGGACACCTTCGAGTTCGAGTTCGGGCCCACCTCGCTGGAGTCCGCGGACCGCTTCATCGCGGACCAGGGCAAGGACCAGCAGATGGTCTCCATCTACAAGGCCGTGCCGGCCGAGCGCATGCAGAAGGTGCTCACCGATCCCGAGCTGAAGAAGCGCACCTTCAACGGCCTGCTCACCGGCACGTACTACTACGCGATCAACTGCAAGCGCATCACGGACGTCGAGGTGCGCAAGGCGCTCAACACCGCCTGGCCGCTGGAGCAGATCCGCAAGATCTACGGCGGACCGTCCGCGGGCGACTACGCGACCACCATCCTCAGCCCCGACATCCTGGGCCGCAAGGAGTTCGACTTCTACGGCAAGCTGAAGACGCCCAAGGGTGACGCCGAGGCGGCCAAGGCGATCCTCAAGAAGGCCGGCAAGCTCGGCCAGAAGATCGTCTACACCTACCCGCAGAGCCCCACCTACGACAAGACGGCCGTCGTCGTCGAGAACGCGCTCAAGGCCGCGGGCTTCAAGCCGGTCATCAAGCCCGTCGACTCGACCTCGTACTACGACCAGATCCAGCAGGTCGACAACAGCTTCGACGTCATGTGGTTCGGCTGGTCCCCGGACTGGCCGACGGCCTACACGATGATCCAGCCGCTCTTCGACAGCGCCAACGTCGGCAACGGCCAGAACAACGTCTCCCAGGTCAAGGTCGACTGGATCGACGCGGCCATCAAGAAGAACGTCGTCATCGCCGACCAGAAGAAGGCCGGCGACGCCTGGACCGCGCTGGACAAGAAGATCATGGACGAGGTCGTCCCGGTCATCCCGGAGACCTTCCAGCGCCGCTTCTACCTGTTCGGCTCCAAGGTCGGCGGCGCCATGATGGACCCGCAGTTCTCCGCGACGCTGCTCTACAAGACGTACGTCAAGGCCTGA
- a CDS encoding ABC transporter ATP-binding protein, protein MVKAVDGLSFDVEHGKTLGIVGESGSGKSVTNLSILGLHHPDHTEIEGEILLDGQDLLAASERELERLRGNKMAMIFQDALASLSPYHTIGKQIGETYRKHTGASKREARARAVEMLTKVGIPQPNLRVDDYPHQFSGGMRQRAMIAMALVCNPALLVADEPTTALDVTVQAQIMDLLKDLQQETGTSIIFITHDLGVIADIADDVLVMYGGRCVERGTKKEVLRAPQHPYTWGLLGSMPTLEGPVDVPLSPIPGSPPSLLNPPTGCRFHPRCSFTERVGGNRCSTEQPPLELTAGRGAACHLTPEQRVEFFADFAGARTN, encoded by the coding sequence ATGGTCAAGGCCGTCGACGGGCTGTCCTTCGACGTCGAGCACGGCAAGACCCTCGGCATCGTCGGTGAGTCCGGCTCCGGCAAGTCCGTCACCAACCTCTCGATCCTCGGTCTGCACCACCCGGACCACACCGAGATCGAGGGCGAGATCCTGCTCGACGGGCAGGACCTGCTGGCCGCCTCCGAGCGGGAGCTGGAGCGTCTGCGCGGCAACAAGATGGCCATGATCTTCCAGGACGCGCTGGCCTCCCTCTCGCCGTACCACACCATCGGCAAGCAGATCGGTGAGACGTACCGCAAGCACACCGGGGCGTCCAAGCGCGAGGCGCGGGCGCGGGCCGTGGAGATGCTCACCAAGGTCGGCATCCCGCAGCCGAACCTGCGCGTCGACGACTACCCGCACCAGTTCTCCGGCGGTATGCGCCAGCGCGCGATGATCGCCATGGCGCTGGTGTGCAACCCCGCGCTGCTGGTGGCGGACGAGCCGACGACGGCCCTGGACGTCACCGTGCAGGCCCAGATCATGGACCTGCTCAAGGACCTCCAGCAGGAGACCGGCACCTCCATCATCTTCATCACCCACGACCTCGGCGTCATCGCCGACATCGCGGACGACGTGCTGGTGATGTACGGCGGCCGGTGCGTGGAGCGCGGCACGAAGAAGGAGGTGCTGCGGGCGCCCCAGCACCCGTACACCTGGGGCCTGCTGGGGTCGATGCCGACCCTGGAGGGGCCGGTGGACGTACCGCTGTCGCCGATCCCCGGATCGCCGCCCAGCCTCCTCAACCCGCCGACCGGCTGCCGCTTCCACCCGCGGTGCTCGTTCACCGAGCGGGTCGGCGGCAACCGCTGCTCGACCGAGCAGCCTCCGCTGGAGCTGACCGCCGGTCGCGGGGCCGCCTGCCACCTGACGCCCGAACAGCGCGTGGAGTTCTTCGCGGACTTCGCCGGCGCCCGGACCAACTGA
- a CDS encoding peptide ABC transporter substrate-binding protein: MRGATQVKWAACAVAVALAATACGGGGGGGGGGGANGIVSSSWGDPQNPLEPANTNEVQGGKVLDMIFRGLKKYDPKTGEATNMLAEKIDSKDNQNFTVTVKDGWTFSNGEKITAKSFVDAWNYGALLKNNQKNAYFFGYIDGYDKVHPATGTASAATLSGLKLVNDRTFTVKLSQKFSLWPDTLGYPAFAPLPTTFFSDHAAWVSKPVGNGPYTIDKYTKGSSMSLRTWDKYPGGDKAQNGGIDLKVYTDNNTAYTDLTAGNLDLVDDVPASQLKNVKADLGDRYINTPAGIIQTLAFPFYDKAWDTPGGIKVRQGLSMAINREQITDQIFQKTRTPASDWTSPVLGAEGGFKKGLCGKECTYDAAEAKKMVQDGGGIPGGQLKISYNADTGSHKEWVDAVCNSINKVLGNNKACVGAPIGTFADFRSQVSQQKLHGAWRAGWQMDYPLIQNFLQPVYYTNASSNDGKWNNKQFDDLVNKANAEADKAKAVSTFQDAEKVMVAQMPVIPLWYQNGSAGYSDRVSNVALNQFSVPVYEQIKVK; this comes from the coding sequence ATGCGCGGAGCCACACAGGTCAAGTGGGCCGCATGCGCGGTCGCCGTCGCTCTGGCGGCGACAGCCTGCGGTGGAGGGGGCGGCGGTGGCGGTGGCGGCGGCGCCAATGGGATTGTGAGTTCTTCGTGGGGTGACCCGCAGAACCCGCTGGAGCCGGCCAACACCAACGAGGTGCAGGGCGGCAAGGTCCTCGACATGATCTTCCGGGGGCTCAAGAAGTACGACCCGAAGACCGGCGAGGCCACCAACATGCTCGCCGAGAAGATCGACTCCAAGGACAACCAGAACTTCACGGTCACCGTGAAGGACGGCTGGACCTTCAGCAACGGCGAGAAGATCACCGCGAAGTCGTTCGTGGATGCCTGGAACTACGGTGCCCTGCTGAAGAACAACCAGAAGAACGCCTACTTCTTCGGTTACATCGACGGATACGACAAGGTCCACCCCGCGACCGGCACGGCCTCCGCGGCCACGCTCTCCGGCCTCAAGCTGGTGAACGACAGGACCTTCACGGTCAAGCTGTCGCAGAAGTTCTCCCTCTGGCCCGACACCCTCGGCTATCCCGCCTTCGCCCCGTTGCCCACGACCTTTTTCAGCGACCACGCCGCCTGGGTGTCCAAGCCGGTCGGCAACGGCCCGTACACCATCGACAAGTACACCAAGGGCTCCTCCATGAGCCTGCGCACGTGGGACAAGTACCCCGGTGGCGACAAGGCGCAGAACGGCGGCATCGACCTCAAGGTCTACACCGACAACAACACCGCCTACACCGACCTGACGGCCGGAAACCTCGACCTCGTCGACGACGTGCCCGCCTCGCAGCTCAAGAACGTCAAGGCCGACCTCGGCGACCGCTACATCAACACCCCGGCCGGCATCATCCAGACCCTCGCCTTCCCCTTCTACGACAAGGCGTGGGACACCCCCGGCGGGATCAAGGTCCGTCAGGGCCTGTCGATGGCGATCAACCGCGAGCAGATCACCGACCAGATCTTCCAGAAGACCCGCACCCCGGCCTCCGACTGGACCTCCCCCGTCCTCGGCGCCGAAGGCGGCTTCAAGAAGGGCCTGTGCGGCAAGGAGTGCACGTACGACGCGGCCGAGGCCAAGAAGATGGTCCAGGACGGCGGCGGCATCCCCGGCGGCCAGCTCAAGATCTCGTACAACGCGGACACCGGCTCGCACAAGGAGTGGGTCGACGCCGTCTGCAACAGCATCAACAAGGTGCTGGGCAACAACAAGGCCTGTGTGGGCGCCCCGATCGGCACCTTCGCCGACTTCCGCAGCCAGGTCTCGCAGCAGAAGCTGCACGGCGCCTGGCGCGCGGGCTGGCAGATGGACTACCCGCTGATCCAGAACTTCCTGCAGCCCGTCTACTACACCAACGCCTCCTCCAATGACGGCAAGTGGAACAACAAGCAGTTCGACGACCTGGTCAACAAGGCCAACGCGGAGGCCGACAAGGCCAAGGCGGTCTCCACGTTCCAGGACGCGGAGAAGGTCATGGTCGCGCAGATGCCCGTCATCCCGCTCTGGTACCAGAACGGCAGTGCCGGCTACTCGGACAGGGTCAGCAACGTGGCGCTGAACCAGTTCAGCGTCCCGGTGTACGAGCAGATCAAGGTCAAGTGA
- a CDS encoding ABC transporter ATP-binding protein, with protein MTTIDKTAEVPSPRSGDDHVGPLLEVRDLHVEFHTRDGVAKAVNGVNYNVNAGETLAVLGESGSGKSVTAQAIMGILDMPPGRIPQGEILFRGQDMLKMSNEERRQIRGRKIAMIFQDALSSLNPVLTVGYQLGEMFRVHQGLSKKEAKAKAIELMDQVKIPAAAARVSDYPHQFSGGMRQRIMIAMALALEPDLIIADEPTTALDVTVQAQVMDLLAELQREYNMGLILITHDLGVVADVADKIAVMYAGRIVETAPVHEIYKRPAHPYTKGLLESIPRLDQKGQELFAIKGLPPNLLHVPSGCAFNPRCTMAQDICRTDIPALRPVTEQDGAELVGRGSACHFWKETIHG; from the coding sequence GTGACCACCATCGACAAGACCGCCGAAGTCCCGTCCCCGCGCTCGGGTGACGACCATGTCGGCCCGTTGCTCGAAGTCCGTGACCTGCACGTGGAGTTCCACACCCGTGACGGTGTGGCCAAGGCCGTCAACGGTGTCAACTACAACGTGAACGCCGGGGAGACCCTCGCCGTGCTCGGCGAGTCGGGCTCCGGCAAGTCCGTGACGGCCCAGGCCATCATGGGCATCCTGGACATGCCGCCCGGCAGGATCCCGCAGGGTGAGATCCTCTTCCGCGGCCAGGACATGTTGAAGATGTCCAACGAGGAGCGCCGGCAGATCCGCGGCAGGAAGATCGCGATGATCTTCCAGGACGCGCTCTCCTCGCTGAACCCGGTCCTCACCGTCGGCTACCAGCTCGGCGAGATGTTCCGGGTCCACCAGGGCCTGTCCAAGAAGGAAGCCAAGGCCAAGGCCATCGAGCTGATGGACCAGGTCAAGATCCCGGCCGCCGCGGCCCGGGTGAGCGACTACCCGCACCAGTTCTCCGGCGGTATGCGTCAGCGCATCATGATCGCCATGGCGCTGGCCCTGGAACCGGACCTGATCATCGCGGACGAGCCGACCACCGCGCTCGACGTGACGGTCCAGGCCCAGGTCATGGACCTCCTCGCGGAGCTCCAGCGCGAGTACAACATGGGCCTGATCCTGATCACCCACGACCTCGGCGTCGTCGCCGACGTCGCGGACAAGATCGCCGTGATGTACGCGGGCCGGATCGTCGAGACCGCCCCGGTCCACGAGATCTACAAGCGGCCGGCGCACCCCTACACCAAGGGGCTGCTGGAATCGATCCCGCGCCTGGACCAGAAGGGCCAGGAGCTCTTCGCGATCAAGGGCCTGCCGCCCAACCTGCTCCACGTGCCCTCGGGCTGCGCCTTCAACCCGCGCTGCACGATGGCGCAGGACATCTGCCGTACGGACATCCCGGCCCTGCGCCCGGTGACCGAGCAGGACGGCGCCGAACTGGTCGGACGCGGCAGCGCCTGCCACTTCTGGAAGGAGACGATCCATGGCTGA
- a CDS encoding ABC transporter ATP-binding protein, whose product MSSTDPLLDVSGLTKHFPIKGGFPIRRTIGAVQAVDGLDFSVAPGESLGLVGESGCGKSTTGRLITRLLEPTGGRITYRGQDISHASRKQLAPIRSEIQMIFQDPYASLNPRQTVGKIITAPMEINDVNPAGGREARVRELLEIVGLNPEHYNRFPHEFSGGQRQRIGVARALALEPKLIVADEPVSALDVSIQAQVVNLLQKLQKELGIAFLFIAHDLAIVRHFSQRVAVMYLGRIVEIADRDDLYGNPRHPYTRALLSAVPEATADDVPARDRIRLTGDVPSPVNPPSGCRFRTRCWKATDMCASEAPPLVQISGSRDGHLTACHYPEEPGTVSAVPKARTESEASSLDKKPNLDKKTGEDPKAHG is encoded by the coding sequence ATGAGCAGCACCGATCCCCTCCTTGACGTCTCCGGACTCACCAAGCACTTCCCGATCAAGGGCGGCTTTCCGATCCGTCGGACGATCGGCGCGGTCCAGGCCGTGGACGGACTGGACTTCTCGGTCGCCCCTGGCGAGAGCCTCGGCCTGGTCGGTGAGTCCGGCTGCGGCAAGTCGACGACGGGCCGGCTGATCACCCGGCTGCTGGAGCCGACCGGCGGCCGGATCACCTACCGCGGGCAGGACATCAGCCACGCCTCGCGCAAGCAGCTGGCCCCGATCCGGTCCGAGATCCAGATGATCTTCCAGGACCCGTACGCGTCGCTGAACCCGCGCCAGACCGTCGGCAAGATCATCACGGCCCCGATGGAGATCAACGACGTCAACCCGGCCGGCGGCCGGGAGGCCCGGGTCCGCGAGCTCCTGGAGATCGTCGGGCTCAACCCGGAGCACTACAACCGCTTCCCGCACGAGTTCTCCGGCGGCCAGCGCCAGCGCATCGGGGTGGCCCGCGCGCTGGCCCTGGAGCCGAAGCTGATCGTGGCCGACGAGCCGGTCTCGGCGCTGGACGTGTCGATCCAGGCCCAGGTGGTGAACCTGCTGCAGAAGCTGCAGAAGGAACTGGGCATCGCGTTCCTCTTCATCGCCCACGACCTGGCGATCGTGCGCCACTTCTCGCAGCGCGTCGCCGTCATGTACCTGGGCCGGATCGTGGAGATCGCCGACCGCGACGACCTGTACGGCAACCCGCGCCACCCGTACACCAGGGCGCTGCTCTCCGCCGTCCCCGAGGCCACCGCCGACGACGTGCCGGCCCGCGACCGCATCCGGCTGACGGGCGACGTGCCGTCCCCGGTCAACCCGCCGTCGGGCTGCCGCTTCCGCACCCGCTGCTGGAAGGCGACGGACATGTGCGCGAGCGAGGCGCCGCCGCTGGTGCAGATCAGCGGCAGCAGGGACGGGCATCTGACGGCCTGCCACTACCCCGAGGAGCCGGGTACGGTCTCGGCCGTCCCGAAGGCGCGTACGGAGTCCGAGGCGTCGAGCCTCGACAAGAAGCCGAACCTCGACAAGAAGACCGGCGAAGACCCCAAGGCCCACGGCTGA
- a CDS encoding ABC transporter ATP-binding protein → MADINKEPVDATPNVSEVETVDASTEAEAVAAIEAPVSQGEPILQVRNLVKHFPLTQGILFKKQVGAVKAVDGISFDLYAGETLGIVGESGCGKSTVAKLLMTLEQATAGEVFYKGQDITKLSGRALKAVRRNIQMVFQDPYTSLNPRMTVGDIIGEPYEIHPEVAPKGDRRRKVQELLDVVGLNPEYINRYPHQFSGGQRQRIGIARGLALNPEIIICDEPVSALDVSVQAQVINLMEKLQDEFNLSYLFIAHDLSIVRHISDRVGVMYLGKMAEIGTDTQIYDHPTHPYTQALLSAVPVPDPEAREGRERIILSGDVPSPANPPSGCRFRTRCWKAEAKCAEEMPLLAIPERFKTSTTPAAHESACHFAEEKDVVGAAAS, encoded by the coding sequence ATGGCTGACATCAACAAGGAGCCCGTGGACGCCACCCCGAACGTCTCCGAGGTGGAGACGGTCGACGCGAGCACCGAGGCGGAGGCCGTAGCCGCCATCGAGGCACCCGTGTCGCAGGGCGAGCCGATCCTCCAGGTCCGCAACCTGGTCAAGCACTTCCCGCTGACCCAGGGCATCCTGTTCAAGAAGCAGGTCGGCGCGGTCAAGGCCGTGGACGGGATCTCGTTCGATCTCTACGCGGGCGAGACGCTCGGCATCGTGGGCGAGTCCGGCTGTGGCAAGTCCACCGTCGCCAAGCTCCTGATGACGCTGGAGCAGGCCACCGCGGGCGAGGTCTTCTACAAGGGCCAGGACATCACCAAGCTGTCCGGCCGTGCCCTGAAGGCCGTGCGCCGGAACATCCAGATGGTGTTCCAGGACCCGTACACCTCGCTGAACCCGCGTATGACGGTGGGTGACATCATCGGGGAGCCGTACGAGATCCACCCCGAGGTGGCCCCCAAGGGTGACCGCCGGCGCAAGGTCCAGGAGCTCCTGGACGTCGTCGGTCTCAACCCGGAGTACATCAACCGCTATCCGCACCAGTTCTCCGGCGGACAGCGCCAGCGCATCGGCATCGCCCGCGGCCTCGCGCTCAACCCCGAGATCATCATCTGCGACGAGCCGGTCTCCGCGCTCGACGTGTCGGTGCAGGCACAGGTCATCAACCTGATGGAGAAGCTCCAGGACGAGTTCAACCTCTCCTACCTCTTCATCGCGCACGACCTGTCGATCGTCCGGCACATCTCCGACCGGGTCGGCGTCATGTACCTCGGCAAGATGGCCGAGATCGGTACGGACACGCAGATCTACGACCACCCGACGCACCCCTACACCCAGGCGCTGCTGTCGGCGGTCCCGGTTCCGGACCCGGAGGCCCGTGAGGGCCGCGAGCGGATCATCCTCTCCGGAGACGTCCCGTCCCCGGCCAACCCGCCGTCGGGCTGCCGCTTCCGCACCCGCTGCTGGAAGGCCGAGGCCAAGTGCGCCGAGGAGATGCCGCTGCTGGCCATCCCCGAGCGCTTCAAGACCTCGACGACGCCGGCCGCCCACGAGTCGGCGTGCCACTTCGCGGAGGAGAAGGACGTGGTCGGCGCGGCGGCCTCGTAA